From the Argentina anserina chromosome 3, drPotAnse1.1, whole genome shotgun sequence genome, the window GTTTAGGCAAGCTCACCCAAAGGAGGAAGGAAAACATCGTCGAAATCCGCCGGGGTGATGAGCTTCCTCGGTGGTGTTCGACTGCCTTGATTTAAATCTCACCAATTCGTGGGTGTAACGGATGATCGAGGAACATGGCTTGGAAGAGGATGAAAAGGCGATCAAGATGGTGGTACTGCGTGTGTTGGGCTCGCCGGAGGGTGGCGCTAggcggaggagaaggagaCGGCGTGGTCTCGGTGAAGGAAGAAAAAcagaaggagaaaagaaatgaGGGAGAGTGAGCTCGGTccgagagagagtgagagagagagagagagagagagagagagagagagagagaaagagagagagagaagctcggggtcgagagggagaaggaggagctcgggtcgagagggagagggaggaccgaaggagagagagaggagaggggAAAGGAGGGAGGCGGTGAGAGAATGAAAGAAATGGATTTCCacaattggaaaccctaacagAAAAAGTTCTATATATACCCgtttctaaatcggaaactaaattacatcgttaataacttccacctccgatgtccgattcaaacgcgtcacatgtccacgcactcgtatcgacgagctctacaactttcgtgaagaaagttttcatcaacgatcgacggaataaaagtcgatatatttgttacggaaacgtaacgtttttcaaattaagcgttccgataacgttttcgttttcgattCCCGACGTTACAAAATGGAACGAAcacgatttcatattttcgaAAACTTATAACTTTAGAAATAGTCGATTAACTcgtcccgaaaaatcgggttattacagtgtTGGTAAGGCATTGAAGCGTTTTAATGTTGTGTTTTGCTTGCATTTGATGCATGATATGATGAAgattattgattttctttgcCAAGCACTTTAAAAAAAGGCCATAGACATCTTGAATGCTCTTCGTTTTCTTTCActcacaaaatcaaaacttcaaGACATGAGAGGAAATGGTTGCGATGCTTTGATTACGAAGGTTATATCATTTTGTTGCAAGTATGATACTATTATGTTGGATATGTCTGCtccttacaaaaaaaaagataatgtaTTGTGAATAAAATATCACAAATGAGCATTACTATCAAGTCAATATAGTTAAAGTTCAGTTGACAAAGTTGGATAGTAGATTTCCAGATGATTTCTTGGAACTCCTTGTTCTTAGTGCTACATTGGATCCACGTGATAACTTTGCTTCATTTAAATGTGAAGATATTTGCATTCTTGCTTCAAGGTTTTATCCTGATGATTTTACATCATATGAGTTACAAGCTCTAGATATGGAGTGTGAGTATTTTATAGCAGATATTCGGATGGATCCAAGATTTGCCAATCTAACATCAGTGCATGATTTGTGTCGAAAAGTAGTTGATCAAGAAAAGCAACATTTTTCCCTATGATATATAGATTGATTTGTATTGTGCTTACTTTGCCAATATCTACATCAACAACAGAGAGAACATTTCATCTATGAACTTCATAAAGAACAAACTTCGAAGCAAGATGAAAAGATGAGTTTCTTGATGATCTGATGGTTCTGAACATTGAAAAGGATCTTGCTGATAGCATTGAGAATAATTATGTAATTGCAGAGTTCGAATTGAGCAGGCCTTGTAGGGTACAATTTAGATAGTTTAGTGTTTCTTACAGTATAtctatgttttgttgttttcaaATCACCGAGTTTGAATTTATGTCTCTCCCGTTGTatgtttttattgaaaataaaaaacagtCGTGAAAATGAGCCTCACACCGAGttctaaattaaaaaataataattattccATGAAGTGTGTTGCTGCAGTGCTAACTAATAGTAAACTTTTAAGCGGGTAGAAACAAGTAACAGCGCTCGGACTTTTTACCATCTCTACTATCTGCCTCAAATGACCTTCATATCCCTCATAAAACTCATGGGTCGTGAGCCTACCTTTCTTCTTCAACAATCGAGGTTCCGTTCACGCATCAAACCCCTCCTCACTCTCTCCCCCAAAACCCCAAATGGCCACGCGCCTCGCTTTCCGCCTCAAATCCCACCTCCTCCGCCGCCCCTCCTCCGCTCCCTCTTCCCTCATCCACCTTCGTACCTACTCCAAATCTCCGCCGTCCATCTTCTCCTCACTCCATCACACCCAGCCTCTCCCGCCGTCTCTCCGCTTCCTCTCCACCGCCTCCCGCCGCGGCCCGGTCCGGCCCAAATCCGTCGACATCGGGGCCCGCGCCCGCCAGCTCCAGGCCCGCCGCCTCTGGACCTACGCCCTCACCTTCAGCTGCATCGCCGGCTTCATCGTCATCGTCCTCAACAGCTTCCAAGACCAGCTCGTCTTCTACGTCACCCCCACCGACGCTCTCGACAAGTACAACACAAACCCTAGCAAGTCCAAGTTCCGCCTCGGCGGCCTGGTCCTCGAAGGCAGCGTCGTCCAGCCGGCCTCCTCGCCGGAGATTGAGTTCGTCATCACCGATCTCATGACCGATATCCTCGTCCGGTACAAAGGCTCCTTGCCGGATCTGTTCCGGGAGGGCCACTCCGTCGTGGTGGAGGGGTTCGTGAAGCCTTTCACCGACGAAATCCGCAAGGAGGTGTCGACGAAAAGCGTCTCCGGTAAGGCGAGGACCGGAGAGTGTTACTTCTCGGCGACTGAGGTGTTGGCGAAGCACGATGAGAAGTACATGCCGGGGGAGGTTGCGGCGGCGCTggagaagaataagaagaagcTTGCGGAGGAGGCGAAGTCCGGCGGTGAGGGTGGAGCTGATTTGGAGAGCAATGCCGGTGAAGGCAGAGCTGATGGAGCAGCAGTAGTTAAGAGCTCTTGAATTTTCGGGGTACGAGTTCGAATTTGTCAACTTTTTTGTTAGTGATGTTTCATTTTTGTGTAGCATATATAGGTTTGATTGGCGAAAATCCGAAAATGGATATACTTGGAGGATAGTTGGAAAAATTGAGTTAATTGATTAATGTTTAGGGTGAGGGAGTAGGCATTGGAgtttgagggagagagaaataTGATTTTGGAAGTTTGAGGCTTTTAAAATTccaatttttgttgttgtagcACGATGACATTGGCAGATTCTATAGTGTCTCAGTTTAATTTAAGTAGCGAATAATGCCATCGATTGGAAATGGCAACATCAATTGAAATTCTTGGCACATTTTTGTATCTGATACTGCCTTCAACCTTGAGATTTATATCAGTGAATTGTGCTCGCTTTTTTGAATTCTGCAATCTAATTGTCAGTGACAAGCATCTTTCTTGTGTTATGCACTGTGATAATTTGGTATCTCGcgttccttttgtttccttgaaGCATTTGTGTTCTGTTTTGATGAATTGTTGACAGCATCTTAAATTAGACTAAGATACATATCTGAAGATTTAATCTGATTCATTTGAACCCTGCTTCCTACCCCTTCGATGCCAATCTAGCTCCCTACCAGTTAGTTTGAGGCCCTATGCACTGCCTCTCATAAGGAGAACCTTTGCTAACCTATGACTCAATAATAGATACATTGGTTCATTTGGACTTTTGGAGTAGTGAGTTAGGCTAGTTAAATCAGCAATCAAGGTTTGATCAGGGAATAGTCATTTGTGTTGAGGAAGACAGACAATGTTTGTGGCTTTGATTCCAGTTGTGCTCGTTGCATGCTTGCAGTGAATATCTCATTTGGTCAGTTTAGTAACAGGATCTGAGAAAAGCCATTCTGAAAGGTATAAAATATTGATGCTGCTTCAACTTTGAAAGTAGACATCAGATGTTATGGTTTAACAGGTTATTTATTGATACTGTTGTGCTTAGTGTTAAACATGTGCCTGAAGTTGAATAATATATGCCGGCTTCTTCCTTTATTTTTAAGGTAGCTTTCAATTCACTAAACACGGTTGGTTAGAAATTATACATCAAGATCACAAACAAGATTAGAATTCATGTATGACATCTTGTTAAACACGTTAGTTTTTCTAGTGAAATCTTCTCCAGCACCCCGCTTGTTCATTTTGACAAGTTATGAGTGCCGTTTTAGTTTGTGAGGTGCCGTTTAGGTCCCTGTGTGCAACTATTGTTGGATGATTTGTTAATATGCTTCTGTGTGTGGTGAATGCTTAATGCACCTTAATTGATTGCCTTCGGGTTGTCACTACCTATCTGCTCGATCACTTCTTTTCCTTTCATTCATAGATGGTGAATGCTTTCTTTGTGAAGTGTTCTGAACTCTCTGCGAGTACTTAACATGTGTTTATCAGATCTAAAATCGGCATCTTTTTGttataaaaatgtgattttgcTGAACAATTCACTTCCAGATGACGAACTGTTGAATTTAGCCTTGAGATTTGAATTTACTTTGCATGATGTTTTTATAAACAttttattgaattgaattatTGTGGAGGCTTGTGTGCTCTCTGTCGCAATCAAATTGTGAGTACTAAAGATTTGAATTCCAGAAATCCAGAATAGGCAGACTCATCTGAGACTGCTATATTTATAATGTAACAAGGCAATGTTACATCCATAACAAATGACCAGGCATATTGAAGAATTGGAAATACCGTTTTAAATACATGTAGCTAGGATATCATCAAACCCAACTCACCTTAAGAAAGAATACAAAAGATAACCATGGGTTAGTTATTTTCTTATAGATAGTGGCCTCAAAGTCGAGTTTCTCTACTGCCAAATCAGAGCAAGGAGAGAGAGCAACAACGAGGAGCAAACGAATGCCCCTGAAACTGTCGCCGGAACTCCAGCTCCCAAGACCGGCGAGGGTGCTGGAGCAAGTGTAGCATCCTCTGCTGTGACTGAGACGAGCACCACGGCCAACACCATCAAAAACAGAGCCTTGCAAATGTTAACGTGAGCCATTTCTAGACAGAAGAAAGGAGAATGAGCTATGAATGAGTGTCAAAAGCCTCTCGAGAAGGTTGAAGAAGTgaaggaagagaagaagaagaagaagaagaggctaTGAGATTGCACCAGAGACTCGTTCAAAATTTATAGgcctttgatttttcttttttacaattgcaattcaAGTTCAAATTGAAATTGAGGACCAGGGTTGGGTAACGTTTCTCTGCCGTTTACGTCTGGCGGGGCCTCCTTAAAAGAAGACGATATGCCAGCCGTTTGTTCTTTTCCGTGACCCACCAACGGCTCTCTTGGTCGGTCAGTTAGGGTTTTTTGCAGCTAAAGCTTCGTTGTCTTTGTGAGATTTATGTATACAGTTATTTAATGGTGTAGTTTACGATGCTTGATGATGATTAAGTATAGTGAGGATGATTATAGTGAGATAACTGGAATTATTGGCCACTGTTTCAGTGTTTTTTATCACACAAAAAGCTAGTTAGCTAGCTGTTGCATTTCGATATCACTATTGAAATTAAACAATCTCAAGAAATGAGAGATTTGAATTCGAAATCATAATGTATGTGAGATTCAACAGCACAAGTAATATTCATCAGCTATTGTAGTTGCAGAAGAAAACCACCGTATATGTCCATATCATATTGATTCGTTGGTCCTAAACCCTCTTTTCAATCACCTTGTCATGTGTTTTCGCCATTCTTGGTTGAGGACCTAGAATggtgtttatttttatttttatgagaGGGCACCCTTCTAGGTTGGCATGGGGTTGTTCATGCAAACTCACACGTACATCTGGACAACCCTTCCTTATTTCTCTACAACTCGAACAAACCAAAGCCACAGAAATCCTGCAATACCGAAACCAAACCCAACGAAGTCATTCCAATAATAGCCGAAACCCGCCATGATTATAGCTATATATACCTCGCATTCCACCCCGTTTTCTTCAGGACGCATTTGCTTAACACACAAGGTCAGACAAATCCAACATCTATCAGAGCGTGTGATCGGTTGACAAGGTCTCTTAAGAGTTTTCCCGTCGATCGATCACACATACATATCTATCATCATGGACATGAAGAAGGTTTCCCTCGTCGTCCTTGTCGCTGCCGTCTGCATGACCGCCGTCATGGGCGCCAGTAAACCACCACAGCCGAAGCCAACTGTAGATGTTCCCCCCAAGGTCAATGCCAAAGGTGACTCCCCTGCCCCTGCCCCGGCTCCTAAGCACTCCAAAGCTTCAGGCGAAGCCAGTCCTAGTTCCTCCCCTGCGGATGAGCCTACCACCTCTAGCACCGACTCTCCTCCCACCACCACTACTACTACCGACGCTCCTACCAGCTCTGTCGGAGACGTTTTTAGCACCTATACCACCTCTACCCCTCCACCGGCACATGCATCTGAACCTTCCTCCGCCAACACCGTAGTGGGAACCTTGGCCGGAGCTTCACTCGTGTCTCTCTTGGCCCTTGTCATGCAGTAATTAAATGACTTAACCAAGtaggaggaaggaggagagataGATCGGTCTTGATTATTTGGGGTTAGACACATGCTGTCCTCCGTTTTTGTATCAATTACAATTTACCTCTGAATAATAATTAAGCTAATTGATCACAATCATACAAGAATTAATCTGTACTATATCTTATGTGTCAACTGGTATTGACATGACCGTCACATAAATCTTTGTAAGGGGAATGAGTGCGTAACTCGATCATTTGTCAATAACTATACattaaaagaagagaaaattagagacAAACTCAATATTAGAACCATTCTTTGAAATTAAATACacactcaaataaataaagggACCAAGCAATTATCTTGCGTCCatccctctttttttttaaatacgcacctaaatattttttcaatttacacccaattttttttctacaagTCTATATTGTCATTTTGATCATTTTGGTTTGCTTAATCTTAGTATCTACATTTAGTTAAGCGATATTACAAACTCAAATAAGCCTCTTTCACATGAGACATGAAAATGGgttaattttaaaaacaatATATGAACTATTCTCCACTAAAAATTAAGTTTACTTAAGtttcaaaactatcaaataagtGCATGAACTATTTAAACCAACCTAACTTAGATACATACCGTTATATATTATGTTAGTTTGCATCTTTTCCGTCATATATTCAAGGGCAAATTTGTTTCtacaatataaaaaaaatatacatgaaTGCAATACATGATTTTGATAATGATCCTGACCCCACCAAGTTGTACAGCTCTTTGGACTGAAGAAGATGACACAAAGAGCTTCTCCAATGGAGTCATTGCCACCACTCTCTATCCCTCCTCATCTCCATCCCCATATCAAACACATGGATCTCCCTCTCTCCATCTCCACCGGCCCGTTGCTCTAGAATCCTCAAGCTAACACCAAGAGCTGaatctggaaaaaaaaaacagatatATGCCAGagtgatagagcgttaattaaaacgtctataataaaccttgtaaaatgtcatcgttagtataaaataagcagggatcgtttagtccggagaattgaagggaactctaaacttttagtgttaacaaataataggggtttgagattgaatattaactactaaaataaaacttaaattaccatttacatgatcgacttctctataacaaacttaaaccaaatttaccattacaccacataattacaagttcgaacctatcatgcattctaattcaaccaATCACATACTTCTTAGACACcaaattagagccttaggggatcatctaatcatgcaagatttcaattaacatttagattgacttagggcctgatctaaatttacatgtaatcgaattcaataatacTTAgaatagaaatcaaacaagattacatttaaacaccaaatctttgttggagacatgtttcatgtatggcgtcacccaccatggtttcacatgtaaatttctagaatttttaccacatttaattaacacaaactgAATCTACTTAGggtgattcgatttgtgtcaatatggttgatgaatcaagcactcaaacacaatcttagagactgcatccaagcactaaattcatatgcacatatctgaaaattatataaaagtatgagaaagatgattaaaacacaacaatagaaatacaaactcaataattataggaaaccatcaa encodes:
- the LOC126789444 gene encoding cytochrome c-type biogenesis protein CcmE homolog, mitochondrial, coding for MATRLAFRLKSHLLRRPSSAPSSLIHLRTYSKSPPSIFSSLHHTQPLPPSLRFLSTASRRGPVRPKSVDIGARARQLQARRLWTYALTFSCIAGFIVIVLNSFQDQLVFYVTPTDALDKYNTNPSKSKFRLGGLVLEGSVVQPASSPEIEFVITDLMTDILVRYKGSLPDLFREGHSVVVEGFVKPFTDEIRKEVSTKSVSGKARTGECYFSATEVLAKHDEKYMPGEVAAALEKNKKKLAEEAKSGGEGGADLESNAGEGRADGAAVVKSS
- the LOC126787548 gene encoding uncharacterized protein LOC126787548, which codes for MDMKKVSLVVLVAAVCMTAVMGASKPPQPKPTVDVPPKVNAKGDSPAPAPAPKHSKASGEASPSSSPADEPTTSSTDSPPTTTTTTDAPTSSVGDVFSTYTTSTPPPAHASEPSSANTVVGTLAGASLVSLLALVMQ